The genome window ACTTATCTTTTACAGGCATCCAACAGTGAGGTCTTTGTGTCCTACACCTATCGCCTCAGCCCCAGTTCCTCAGAGATCAAATGGAATCATCGCCAAAGCTCTTGACTATGTACTAGGATGGTGACACATAATTCCTAGATACATTCAGACACTTGcaagttcattaaaataactCTTGCATAAGAATTGACTATAAATCTGACTTCCCTTCGTAAACATATTTGACAAACTAACagtgacataaaaaaatataatatttatgtaagttaataaaaaattggtaCACAATTCAGTTTCAATGACATGTAAAACCAGAATTATCATTGttccttgtttttttataaataatgcaggtaaagttattttaatatgtaaaaataactataatatgaagataaattatgaattaagactttgttttttttatttttatacaccaTGTCTTCATATTTCTAGTTACTAATGAAGCAAACACTGTAGACTGAAAGAGTTAAAAAAGGTAATTCTCTACAAACAGTGGTATACACCagcaacatcagttgcacaaattggtcggctcgcccggtgaaataccacgaccttacagaagactggcgtgaactcttccccttcacatcaatttcttattatgaaaggatgagaaggagaagtggatttggcggaagaggggacgcataggaaggggaaacgTCCTCTTTctccattgattaaaggtaggcaacgcatctgtatttgcggatgtctatgggcaacggtcgcctcgctatttcgacgaattcaggtgaccgtttgctcgtttgccaccttttcatataaaaaaaactactgaataaataaagaaaacacacTTAATATCTTAATCATATATTAAGTCATTGTATGTAAACCCAAAGTGATTTTAGTATATGTGAGagatttcttaaataaatttattaaaacattgtctGAAGAAGCAATCAAATAAGTTTCTAGAATTTTCAAGAAATTAGTAAAgtatgaatgtaaaaaaataaattgtagcaCACTTCATATGAAACAAAcctattttaaatctataacaCTAGTCAAGATACTAAGACCACTAATTAATCCTTTCCAAGGGCATTCCAGATCTaaactctttaaaaatatacttcagAAGTCAccaaaatttttatactaatgataacaaaaaaaaaaatggcttattaatatgaaaaaatactatttgtttgtaagatatttttaaaaacatggtTAAGGATAAAACAACAATGTTTCAGTTGGTGACCCCTGACATGATGACAAtgcaaaaaaagaaaacgcgcaataatatttttacaacgtgtttgaattttataaagaagtatagataaataattatttgcaataaaaaaaaaattaactaccCAATTTTAATcgtaaattatcaaaaattaatatgactaaatttaagatttcttaataaacattttcctcTAAACTatacctaatataaaaaaagaaacatatataaacaaaacaacattcAATACTACTGATATCTTTGATGAACATTCCGTAATATATCCATATAATAGTTGCTTGTTTAGTTGACCATAGTTATTTACAGTACTTACATTAGTTATGAGAATATACCATCATAAAGTTATGTAATTCTTCAGCGAAGGTACATTTTGGATCAACTATGATTGAGCATACTATTTTGATTTTCATCACTAGAATGTCTATAGAAGTCATGTGAATTAAAACACTCcaatcaatataatttattagctAAAATTTGCAGTCACTTTGGCTGCTCTATAGTTGCATTGGCTAAGTCAGTCATCTTTGGGTACTTGACATTGTGTTTGTCAAGCTCACTCTGTGACCAAAGGATCATACGCAGAAGACTGCATAGCTTCGGATTTGTGTACTCTTGGTtttccatttttaatattgctgCATTGAGTTCACTTGCAATCTGTTAAACGAAAAAGAAATCACAAGAAATAACTTTCTCCTTTTCTGGAAATACAATGTAAGACCTctagaattatataaattttatttgtaattattgacAAATTACTCTCCTTTGCTCCTTTAAGGTAGGTAAAACATCAACAACTTGTAATAGATGTATCAAGTGGCaatttgcttgtttgccatcatatactataaaaaaattaccttttgTCCATGTGCAGGCAAGAGTAGGTCAGCGAATGGTGAGGAATGTGGATCGGGGAAAGCTAGCAGTGCTAGCGAACGTTCTAGCTCGGCGAGCGCCGCACGATCGTTAGCGCCTGCCTCAGCTAGCGTCGCGCTTGCAAATGCTAGAGCCTCCTCCGCTCGTCCCGCACGTATCAGCTCTAGCAGTTGGAGTTGCTGtaaatatgaatgaaaaacAACATGAGGTTGTGTTctatttaactaattatttatgagctaaaatatttatctagaGTAATACTAGCTTGTGATTGCTTGTTCgtcttcaaataatttaaaatgagagAAAATTATCTCATGTGTTAGCcgatacatatatttatatattcccataCATATGTTCTATacttgtgccaaatttcaatatgaTGTGTTAACCTATTTTGGAATGatgaaataaacatgtaaatCAAACAGAACATCAACCATACACATTTCTGGAATCATAgatagcatatgtgttcttccagactgtgttcttccagactgtgttcttccagactgtgttctacatctagcattttgttttttattgagaCGCATGCAGCCATTTTCGAGATACCTCAAAAtagcatttgtaatattagtacttttaatataaagtagtATCATACCTGCAAGTGGAAGTAGAGAAATCTATCATTGTCCAATAATTCTGGATGCAAGGAATTGACCATTGCAATGGCTTCAGGGATGCGACCATTCTGCACTGCTTCTCTGATCAGTATC of Papilio machaon chromosome 6, ilPapMach1.1, whole genome shotgun sequence contains these proteins:
- the LOC106710956 gene encoding glucose-induced degradation protein 8-B homolog; translated protein: MSFENPTNNGNNQEEHKHGKPEGYQISRTDMNMLIMNYLVTEGFKEAALKFQQEAGLQEPALCSSLDERILIREAVQNGRIPEAIAMVNSLHPELLDNDRFLYFHLQQLQLLELIRAGRAEEALAFASATLAEAGANDRAALAELERSLALLAFPDPHSSPFADLLLPAHGQKIASELNAAILKMENQEYTNPKLCSLLRMILWSQSELDKHNVKYPKMTDLANATIEQPK